The Burkholderia pyrrocinia genome has a segment encoding these proteins:
- a CDS encoding 2-dehydropantoate 2-reductase has protein sequence MNDTNSGSVRAAVVGVGAIGGLLAAALSRAGMTVSAYARGATLDALNAHGVRVIDEAGVTSSVPVRASDDAAALGVQDYVVIALKAQALPALAARIAPLVGPGTVIVAAMNGLPWWFTHGLEGPIDGVPLDAVDPAGAVSAALPPAQAIGCVVHLSSSTDGPGIVRRGRGNRLIVGAPDPRLDTATARFAAALAAGGFDVESTPAIRTEIWTKLWGNMNMNPLSALTGSTAEQLLDDPFTQELALRMMEEAAAIGAKLGLTTGMSGPERIAVTRKLGAFKTSMLQDFEAGRSLEIGPILGVFPELGRKLDVPTPYSDAVLGLLRQRAANSGL, from the coding sequence ATGAACGACACGAATTCAGGGTCGGTGCGCGCGGCGGTGGTCGGTGTCGGCGCGATCGGCGGATTGCTCGCGGCCGCGCTGTCGCGGGCCGGCATGACCGTCAGCGCGTACGCACGCGGCGCGACGCTCGACGCGCTGAACGCGCACGGCGTGCGCGTGATCGACGAGGCGGGCGTCACATCGTCGGTGCCGGTGCGCGCGAGCGACGATGCGGCCGCGCTGGGCGTGCAGGACTACGTGGTGATCGCGCTGAAGGCGCAGGCGCTGCCGGCGCTGGCCGCGCGCATTGCGCCGCTGGTCGGGCCGGGCACCGTGATCGTCGCGGCGATGAACGGGCTGCCGTGGTGGTTCACGCACGGGCTCGAAGGGCCGATCGACGGCGTGCCACTCGACGCGGTCGATCCGGCCGGCGCGGTGTCGGCGGCGCTGCCGCCCGCGCAGGCGATCGGCTGCGTCGTGCACCTGTCGTCGAGCACCGACGGGCCGGGCATCGTGCGTCGCGGGCGCGGCAACCGGCTGATCGTGGGTGCGCCCGATCCGCGGCTCGACACGGCCACCGCGCGGTTCGCCGCGGCGCTCGCGGCGGGTGGTTTCGACGTCGAGTCGACGCCCGCGATCCGGACCGAGATCTGGACGAAGCTGTGGGGCAACATGAACATGAATCCGCTGAGCGCGCTGACGGGGTCGACGGCCGAGCAGTTGCTCGACGATCCGTTCACGCAGGAACTCGCGCTGCGGATGATGGAGGAGGCTGCCGCGATCGGCGCGAAGCTCGGCCTGACGACGGGGATGAGCGGGCCCGAGCGGATCGCGGTCACGCGCAAGCTCGGTGCGTTCAAGACGTCGATGCTGCAGGATTTCGAAGCGGGGCGTTCGCTCGAGATCGGGCCGATCCTCGGCGTGTTTCCGGAGCTCGGGCGCAAGCTCGACGTGCCGACCCCGTATAGCGACGCGGTGCTCGGGCTATTGCGCCAGCGTGCGGCGAACAGCGGGCTGTAA